The Catalinimonas alkaloidigena genome segment TAGCTGTACTTTCCTAGGCCGACTGAGGCGTGTAAGAAATGCGCGCTTATGCGCGCATGGGAGGCCGGCGAACCGGAAGACTGGAGACAGGGAAAATAAAAACGTACCACGTTTACGCTGGCGTCGTCTCGGTAAACGTGGTACGTTTAAAATGCCGGTGTGCCGCTAAATGGTCGGCGTGTCGAGCTCGGCCAGCGAAGCGGTGATTTCTTCTTTGGTGAGTTCGTGTTCCTGCAATTTTCCCTCGAAGTAATTTTCGTAGGCGCTCATGTCGAAGTTGCCGTGCCCACACAAGTTGAACAGAATCGTTTTCGACGTGCCTTCTTCTTTACAACGTTTCGCTTCGGCGATCACCGTCGCGATGCCGTGGTTCGCTTCCGGTGCCGGAATGATGCCCTCGGCCTTGGCAAACTGCACGCCCGCCTCGAAACACTCGAGTTGGTGGTGCGCCCGCGCTTCGATCAGCTGGTCTTTCAGCAACTGACTGACAATGACCCCGGCACCGTGGTAGCGGAGGCCGCCCGCGTGGATCGGCGCCGGAACGAAGTTGTGTCCCAGCGTAAACATGGGCAGCAGCGGCGTCATGCCCACCGTATCGCCGAAGTCGTAGCGGAATTCACCGCGCGTCAGCTTCGGACACGAGGCCGGTTCTGAGGCAATGCAGCGAATCTTTTTCCCCTCTTCCAGGTTCAGCCGCAGGAAGGGGAACGAAATGCCGGCGAAGTTCGAGCCGCCGCCGAAGGGCGCGACCACGATGTCGGGCAGGTCGCCGGCCTTTTCCATTTGCGTGAGTGCTTCCAGTCCGATTACCGTCTGGTGCGTCAGGACGTGGTTCAGCACGCTGCCCAGGGCGTATTTGGTGGCGTCGTCCGACGCGGCCCGTTCTACCGCCTCCGAAATGGCAATGCCCAGGCTGCCCGGCGAATTTGGATCTTTGCCCAGAATTTGCCGACCTGCCTGGGTGAGGTCCGTCGGCGAGGCAAATACCTTGGCCCCCCACGTATTCATCATGATTTTGCGGTAGGGTTTCTGGTGGTACGAGATTTTCACCATGTAGACCTCGCACTCGATGCCGAACAACTGACAGGCAAAGCTCAGGGCGCTGCCCCACTGGCCCGCCCCGGTTTCGGTCGTGATCCGTTTCACCCCTTCTTTCATGTTGTAGTAGGCCTGCGCCACCGCCGTGTTGGGTTTGTGGGAGCCAGACGGACTGACGCCCTCGTACTTGTAGTAGATTTTGGCGGGGGTATCGAGCGCCTTTTCCAGGCCGTACGCCCGGTACAGTGGCGTGGGTCGCCAGATTTTGTACACCTCGCGTACTTCTTCCGGAATCGGAATCCACTTGTCGGTGCTGACTTCTTGTTTGATCAGCTCCATCGGGAACAGCGGTGCCAGCGCGTCGGGGCCGATCGGTTGTTTGGTGGCGGGGTGAAGTGGGGGCAGTGGTTTATTGGGCATGTCGGCCACGATGTTGTACCACTGTTCCGGAATTTCGTGCTCTTCCAGCAGAATTTTACGCGTCATATCCAAGGAGATTGTTTAGAAGATGAACAAAGCAAGCCCAAGGCTTGAAAGGCAAAAAGTACAGAAAACCAGGAAGTAATGCGGAGGAAAACGACCAACAGAGCGTGACGAATGTCAAGCGTCGGCCCGGCGCAGTTGTGTTGGGAAGAGGCTTGGCACCACAGCGTTAGCCCTACGCGCTTTGCCTGGGCAACCGGGACCGCAACGCAACTTACGCCGAAGGCGACTCGTTTTCGTGCTCCAGGGAAAGAATGAGTTGTTTCTCACCCGAAATCCAGACGACATCGCCCAGTTGGAACACCGTCGCCGGATCTGGATTCAGCATCCGCTGGCCGCCGCGCTCGATGCCCACCACCAGGCCGTGCGTCTTTTCCCGGATGCGCGCTTCGCGGATGCTCTTGCCCAGAAAGGGAAACTGAGCATCGACCATGAGCTGTTTCAGCATCACTTCCGGCGTTGTGTGCACCACTTGCGCCGGGGTAGGAGCCACGGTCGGCTTGAACCGCTGCAGTTGTTCGTCGGTCCCGACAACCGTCAGCTTATCGCCCGGAAAGAGGGGCTCCGCTCCGTTCGGCGCGACGATGGTGCGGCTGCCCCGCTCGATCTGCACGATATTGACCCCATATTTTTCGCGGAAGGCTAGCTCGGTGAGTGTTTTGCCCAGGCAGTCGGCATCGGGGCTGACTTCGAACGAGGCCAGGTGGGCATCCCAGGGCACCAGGTGCCGGTAGGCCATCGGCCGTTGTTGTTCCAGCGCCCGGGCGTTGAGGTTGTAGAGAAACCGATTTTCCAGCCGGGCATAGGTCTGTTGCAGGCGGTGGGTAAACAGGGGCAACACCACACCAATCATCAGCACGGCCGCCCCCAGCCCGACCAGCACCGAGAAAAGTTGCGCGAGCAGAAAGCTAACCAGCCCGACGCCGATTGCAATGCGGGCGGCCTCTAACGCCACCAGGGGCCCCCGGCTAAACACCCGACTGCGCCAGAGGGTTACGTACGAAGTGCTTCGCAACTTTTTGACAGACAGTGCCCACAGAAACGGCGCCATCAGCGAAAGGGCCAGCAGCGCCGTGAGCATTTCGCCCCACGGACTGGCGATGATGCGGAAGGTAACGATTGGCGTGAGAAAGTAGGTGGTGAGCAGGATCAGGGCAATGCAAATGACCGTATTGATCGTCACCGCCTGCAGGTACGTGCGCAGCACCTGCTGCCAGTCGCTGACTTGGGTAATGCGCTGTGTACCGGCGCTGTACGTCTGCAAAGAAGCACGCCAGCGGCTCGGAAGCTGCCGTTCCAGCACACGGTAAAACGGTTCGGCCAGCCGCATCAGGTAAGGCGTCGTAAACGTGGTGAGGACCGAAACGGCCACCGCAATCGGGTAGAGGAAATCGCTGGTGACGCGCAGAGAAACGCCCAGCGTCGCGATGATGAACGAGAACTCGCCGATCTGCGTCATGCTCATGCCCGTCGCGAGGGCGTGCCGCAGCGACTGGCCGGCCAACACGGCCCCCAGGCTCACAAAAAAAGCTTTTCCCAGAATCACCGTCGCGGAAATGAGCAGCACCGGCCCCAGGTAGTCGAGCAGCAGCACCGGATTGATCAGCATGCCGACCGACACAAAAAACACCGCGCCGAACAAGTCTTTGATGGGCCGGAGCAGGTGCTCGATCTTCTCCACAAAAATGGTTTCGGCCAGGATCGAGCCCATCAGAAACGCGCCGAGTGCCGAAGAAAACCCGGCGCTCGTCACCAGCACGACCATCACAAAGCACAGGCCCAGCGATAGAATGAGGAGGGTTTCGTCGGTAAGGGTCTGGCGCAGGCGGCGCAGCAGCGACGGAATGAGGAAAATGCCGGCCAAAAACCAGACGGTCAGAAAAAAGCCCAGTTTCAGCAGTGAACCCAGCAGTTCCATGCCGGCAAAGCGTTGGCTGATGGCCAGCGTCGAGAGCAGCACCAGCAACAGAATGGCCACCAGGTCTTCGATGATCAGAATGCCGAACACCAGACTGACGAAACGCCGCGTTTTGAGGCCCAGTTCTTCGAACGCGCGCAGAATGATGGTGGTGGACGAAATGGCCATGATGCCCCCCAGAAACAGACTGTCCATGGCAGACCAGCCCAGCCAGGTGCCGGTGCTGTAGCCCAGCAGCAGCATGGCCCCGATTTCCAGCAGGCCCGTCAGCGATGCCGCGCCTCCTACCTGCACCAGTTTCTTGAAGCTGAACTCCAGCCCCAGCCCGAACAGGAGAAAGATGACGCCGATGTCAGCCCAGGTGCGGATGCTCTCCGTCTCCAGAATGGTGGGGAAGAGCGGAAAGTTGGGTCCGACCAGCAGGCCCGCCAGCAGGTAGCCCAACACCAACGGCTGGTTCAGCTTCTTGAAGATCAGGGTGGTGATGCCGGCAACGCCCAAAATCAAGGCCAGATCGAGAATCAGCGGAGGTACATGCGCCATAAGGAAAACGGGAGATCGTCAGCAATTCAAATCCGGTCAGTCGACCCGCGTGCAATTTGCGTCATATCGGCGGTACGGTAATACTCGTGCCGGGCATAACGGCCCAAAAGAGGCGGTCGGTAGCGTATTATTTCTTTGTAACCGATTGCATAAGTTTCTCGGATTTCATGGAAAAACAAGATCTCTTCTCTATCATTGTGATGAAAGCGATTGAAATGAAAGAGGTTAAAGATGTCACCATCTACGACATAGCCAAGGCG includes the following:
- a CDS encoding cation:proton antiporter — translated: MAHVPPLILDLALILGVAGITTLIFKKLNQPLVLGYLLAGLLVGPNFPLFPTILETESIRTWADIGVIFLLFGLGLEFSFKKLVQVGGAASLTGLLEIGAMLLLGYSTGTWLGWSAMDSLFLGGIMAISSTTIILRAFEELGLKTRRFVSLVFGILIIEDLVAILLLVLLSTLAISQRFAGMELLGSLLKLGFFLTVWFLAGIFLIPSLLRRLRQTLTDETLLILSLGLCFVMVVLVTSAGFSSALGAFLMGSILAETIFVEKIEHLLRPIKDLFGAVFFVSVGMLINPVLLLDYLGPVLLISATVILGKAFFVSLGAVLAGQSLRHALATGMSMTQIGEFSFIIATLGVSLRVTSDFLYPIAVAVSVLTTFTTPYLMRLAEPFYRVLERQLPSRWRASLQTYSAGTQRITQVSDWQQVLRTYLQAVTINTVICIALILLTTYFLTPIVTFRIIASPWGEMLTALLALSLMAPFLWALSVKKLRSTSYVTLWRSRVFSRGPLVALEAARIAIGVGLVSFLLAQLFSVLVGLGAAVLMIGVVLPLFTHRLQQTYARLENRFLYNLNARALEQQRPMAYRHLVPWDAHLASFEVSPDADCLGKTLTELAFREKYGVNIVQIERGSRTIVAPNGAEPLFPGDKLTVVGTDEQLQRFKPTVAPTPAQVVHTTPEVMLKQLMVDAQFPFLGKSIREARIREKTHGLVVGIERGGQRMLNPDPATVFQLGDVVWISGEKQLILSLEHENESPSA
- a CDS encoding TrpB-like pyridoxal phosphate-dependent enzyme, translating into MTRKILLEEHEIPEQWYNIVADMPNKPLPPLHPATKQPIGPDALAPLFPMELIKQEVSTDKWIPIPEEVREVYKIWRPTPLYRAYGLEKALDTPAKIYYKYEGVSPSGSHKPNTAVAQAYYNMKEGVKRITTETGAGQWGSALSFACQLFGIECEVYMVKISYHQKPYRKIMMNTWGAKVFASPTDLTQAGRQILGKDPNSPGSLGIAISEAVERAASDDATKYALGSVLNHVLTHQTVIGLEALTQMEKAGDLPDIVVAPFGGGSNFAGISFPFLRLNLEEGKKIRCIASEPASCPKLTRGEFRYDFGDTVGMTPLLPMFTLGHNFVPAPIHAGGLRYHGAGVIVSQLLKDQLIEARAHHQLECFEAGVQFAKAEGIIPAPEANHGIATVIAEAKRCKEEGTSKTILFNLCGHGNFDMSAYENYFEGKLQEHELTKEEITASLAELDTPTI